The stretch of DNA AGCGACACCCAAACCCTCCTGATCGCTCCCATAATGCACTGCTGGAAAGCCAGTTTCCGTGTGAACTGGTCGAGTAAGTCCACTCGGTTCAATTTACCACCTGATATTTTTAACCCCATCCAGTGAATGTACACTGAACTGTTTACATGTAGAGTTTAAATACAGAAATACTAAAATTCAGGTGGTAAATTCAACATGTGGGATGGGGTCGTGTTTCCAGACTTTCCTCGGTGGTCCGAACGGGCGGAGTGTTAAACAAAAATCCAACTTTTCCATTTTTAAGTGTAATAGAGGAAAAAAGAACTGCAGATCTGGATGATGTTAAACTCATGTTTCGGATCaatttttgattttattttaaggaGGAGGTGTTGAAGGGGGGAAAAAGAAGATGCAAAGTTCTGAGATCTGCCTTTAATACATTATATTTTTGGGGCTTTTAAGGTTTTCAGAGAGGAAGGTCAGCTAAGAAGTCGCAAAAATGTGAATTTCAACCGTTTTCTCATCACAGTTCTGCATGGGAGATGTTATAAAATGGGATTATGAAACAGTTGTAAAATTTCAATAAATACTTTTAAGAAATTACACATGGGTGTGTGGTGGTGTAAGGTCTCGCTGCTCCCAGGGGGATTCGCTCTGCTTACAAGGTGGTTAAACCTAACAGGTCAAAGTTCAGGCGTAAGGTTCTAAAGGTGGCACACGCTTTGGGGTTTCTGTGGTTTATTCACATGAAGAaaatggtaaaaaaataaaataaaagcgaaGCACAATAGGGGCTAATTTAATGTACATGATGATGTCATCACTGAACACGTTCACATCTTAGCATCCTTTTTGACTTTGAGGAACTCCGCCATGTTGGAGAAATATTTCTGGTTGGCTTCAGCCACCTTCTTCTCTGCAGCCTGCGGGTTCACAATCTCCAGGCCCtgcagatgaatgaatgaatgaatgaatgaaaagcaGAAAGTAGAGAACTCTTCCACTGATCATCCGGTTCATACCTGGAGCGGAGTGAAAGCGACGCTGGAGCTGGTTCCCGAGGAACGGTCTCTCACTGTGGATTTTCCGCCATAGGTCATGCTCTGCTTCTGTAACGTCCTCTGTTGTGGTTGACAACAGAGAACAAGGTTCAGATCATGGACTATCAATAATCTGGAGGTGGAGATTAAAATAACGACCGAGTTTACCTGCAGCGACTTGGAGATCCTAGCCTTGGTGGCCTCGTTGACTTGAGCCTGCCGGACTCTGCCGCTGCCGCTCTTGCCCAGCTGACCCAGACTGAAGCCCAGATCCTCCTGATAGGCGTCATCTTCAATCTGCAACATCAACGAGCTCAAATCCTTACGGTCAAATAAGCTTTAAAGTCCTAAAGGGGTCGGAGGTGAGGGGGGGCAGAATGACTCGGGGCTGTTGTCCATGATGTTCAACCTCCCAGAAGAGACCGCACAAGTTGCTGTTTGAGGGAACTAAAATTCTCTGTAAATAGCCAGCTAACTAAAGTTAGCATAAACTGGTTTTAATACATATGTTGTGCTCTCTAGAGACGAATGCTTTGCGAGTCGTTTTCAGCTCTTGGCGCTACCGTTTCAGGAAGAAGTTAGCCCGAGGAGTGAGGGATGGAAAATGACGAGATTCAAAGTCTTCCTCGTTAACGATGATGTCTTACTCCCACAAATAAGTCTGAtcgtgttctgccatgttgtgaggTCACTAATGCTAACGgggaaatgctcagattagaaaattCCTGACAGATCAACGTCACACCGTTGCTCAACATTCATGGAGTCATCTTAACTCGCAACGGggagggctgttgttggtttagcgtcaaggaaacagcagagaacgtctcagctaggggacgctaactgttagcattaacaacttcaccacacagcagaactcctccaggcttgtgttatttgtggagataaaacatcaacgttgaagTTTCAGTAGAaacgtcatgttgctgttagccaatcaaaaggCGAGATGTTTGAACATCATTAATATTAATGAGCAAGATAGAATTCCCGCTATTTTCTGCCTCCTTTCCTCCCAACAAACTTCTACCTCACGAAACGGGAGCGCCAGAACTTTTTATTACCACAAGCATTAATTCACACTTGAGACCACAGCAGAGTTAAAGAAACAATGAGAGAACGACTCATTTAAGAGATACAAGTATAAAAACATTTAGGATGCTTAAAGAACCCCAGATCAAAGTCACTTTTGAAAGAATAAAGTTgagtagttaaagagcaagtcaccccctaccagagtattactcaactcccacttcctgtttgaaaaatgcaacaaatgctgtttcctAGCAgagcgagagggcggagccgctaggaaacacacacacacaggctcacaacgacactatggtaccagctaacgttctagggtacctcttagccaatagcgatggcagatttaaattcaaatgcagtgcagagtttttacctgacaacggcacaacactgacagttttaggctggGGAcaaaccggccgccgaagcgctcacgaaattcggccgcagctcactgctcctcagttcagaccagccgcttgtttctccgctctggtcgaggcgcgcctcgtagtttttcttttaaccacttagtgtcctccatttcctctccgccttttcctctacacccccctcccccttgctgtttgtgtgtgtgtgaacctatggtgtgaaccagttgttaatagctggcctacgactttctgcctctctgtcctgtttgctccggttgaaagacccccaaaaccacaccccttcacgtggtctcacacacacacgcacacacgcacacacacacacacacacacacacacacacctaagattTTTCAATGtttgtcttatcatgtactgtgatataatgtatgaaatatgtcttattttatttttgctaagcCTGCCCCCGTCCCACTgagctccatgcaatatgaaCTGAGGGCCgcttaggggtgtgtgtgtgtgtgtgtgtgtgtgtgtgtgtgtggtttttatgcagtgtctgtttacgaacacatttgactatcgtggaattgtattttgaaatgctttattttgttaaatttaccggcctgcctctaatgtctaggtttgacttcctgccagaattgacgcggtccacttgcggctcgcgaaaaaaatagagcagacgccgaaacgatcgctgcagggcgcgcttcggcggcccatgtggtctatagaataggataacaagggcgccgaatgaaggcggtccccttttcgcggcgcttcggcggccggtgtgtccctggcgttaggcagaaaatttaaattttaactcaaatgcactaaagtgcaaaactattgacgacacgggtctgcagcacgattagacacgcatttatatatcaggaaaaataagttgatttgggggtgacttgctttttaaaggcaaaggttttattttaccatcatcTGTTCAGGTTTGGAGAAAAACCTCACACCCACAGTcaaaatgatttaaaagacttAAATTTACCTCCAAGGAATAATTAGCCTTTAAATTTTGATCCTAATCCTGCATGAAAATGACGTCACATCCAATATTATACATTCTAGCTGAGAAAATATCCAAACCTCTGCAAAGGTCATTCTGTTGGCATGTTTCCTGATTTCTGTCAGCCCCAGGCGCTCTTTCATCTTTCGATACCTACAGTGAAAGACAAGAGGAGTGTCTGGGAACGCTGCACACACACTTATGGTCTTAAACCTGTCCGCGTGAGTTATGCAAGCTTTTAAAAACAGCACGAATGTCTGAGCGGGTTCACTGAATCCATACCTTCTTCCTCCTCTCTTCTTCCTCTGCCCATCCAGCGGTGCCGGCAGCGGTTTGACCTGCTTCACAGGTGGAGGCTCCTGCCACTTATCAAACTTTCTCTCTATCTCTTCTTTTAGATCATAGCCAACCTGAAGAAGGGACATGTTTATTCTCAATTTGTTGCATAACCAAAGACAGATTTCACTTTTGTTGGCAAAACAGATGAGATACTTGAGTCAGTTTAAtgataaataattttatattcaAGCGTGTGAGAAACAGGCACCTTTCCATCTGAACTCTCGTGAAAGCTGTCCACTCGAGATGCCAGGGTGCATTTTGCAGCCACTAGCCGAGCAGCCTTCCTTCTCAGGTCCTGAAGGGGAAAAATGATCTCCGTGAGCCAAAAGGTTTCACTTCTGAGACGTTTTAAACTAAAATAGCATTTACTGACAGGCGGCAGCGACTGCACGACATCACAGTGGTAGATAAAACCGGTGTGAGGGAGCAGGGACGTGCTGCTGAAGCCGGACAGGGTTCTCCTCTGAGCTCCCAGCAGCATCAGGTTACAAGCTGGCATCTTTGAAAGGTTGGTGAGACCACCAGCGATACCTGCAGCAAGAATACCAAAAAGGAAATAAAGATCTGAAACACCTACAACAGGTGCAAGCGTGAACCGCCTCTCACCCATAATCTTCGCAGCGGTCGATGCTCCGACAATGATGGACAGGTTCGGGGCTATAAAAGACATTCTTGACTCGACGTACTCGTAAATCCTGTGCTTAGACTGATTCAGCTCCAGTGCCATGTCACAAGCCTCCTCCAGCTGCTTCAGCTCGTCCTCGCTCAGCAaacacctgaaaaaaaaaaaaaaagtttttttaaagggactttacggagttttgaaattttatgctcgcggttgccccctcaggccaaaagcgtaatggcagcttcaatagtaggctcgtgcacgaggcgtgcatgctgtacgtgcacactcctaaatgaaaataacagctgagacagtcccttgtgtgcgtgtgtgtgtgtgtgtgtgtgtgtgtgtgtgtgtgtgtgtgtgtggcccggaggacagaggacaggagaacacgcagctaattaattaaataatttggttctgtacctttctcttcagcacagccgacaaaggtttatgatgggtcagtcctcctgcatgctcagatcattcccttcccttgcttgaaaatttgttccaaaatgaaagttgaacccacatctttttatctgtgaattcaatgccgttcggcgagtctcaaataaaaatttgggcgtcttactgtaaaaaatataccattaatgtaaaaaagaaactctaaataaactatgttcacacccagaattgaacccaggtcttctgcatgggagtcagacatcttacaaggtgagttacactctagtaacattcatagtatctgtaacttttatatccttgatgacagctgaaacaacatcaaaccaaagaacggttcagagtgaaaatggctattttgttgttaatttgcaggaaatatctagaagaaagttctacagaaagtagctaagggtcctcagaaatgtagctagctttgtcactaggcgttaggaacagcgacaaagtggcactgcctctctctctgctgctaaagctacggatagcaaatgctacgggcgatgcctgagcgtgaacgcgcatgaagcagcctgctcgacccgagcatctctctttttctgtgattttacagaaaaacaggcaatcacagtaaaaatgccagggctcattctacaggaccagggcattgcaggagaatgtatgaagaagacatttattatttctatacatgttttggctgtcaaacttccataatgcccctttaacatcTGAATTATTCAAAAACTTCATGCTGTTCACTCGCCAAACAGGATTCTGACAGGAAAACTCACCCCTGTGTGGTCGATGCGGTGACACTGACAACCATAATAGTTGCATTGGTCAGGATTTGCTGCAGGGTCTCattgtttttacatttatccagatTGTTTCCCAGTTCCtacaaaaaacacacaaatattaCTGAATGTTTTGCtaaatctgcacacacacacacacacacacacacacacacacacacacacacacacacacacacacacacacacacacacacacacacacacacacacacacacacacacacacacacacacacacacacacacacacaaacacaaacaaaaaaaaactaatcCGGTTTTACGTTTAAAAAGTTTGGAGATaaaattaaaaatgtaaataaacagcagagaattgtgtgaTTTCACAAATCCTTCAGAAAATATTTATTACATTTAACCAATGACACAAATATTCAAAAAGGTGACATTTTAATGTGAAATTCAGAATCAAGACGTCAGCTCACCTTGACTGTGCGAATGTAATCTAAAGCATCTGGCACCAAAGACTCGAGCTCAGGAAACCTCTTGGAGTATTTGTCTCTTGTAAACTTGTGAATGATGTCTAAAAGTACAAAAGGAATAGAAAAATTAGATGTGTGGAATTACTCCTCACGCTTTTCTGTCACGGTTCCTCGCAGCGGAACAGCCAGCTGACTCACTGAGCTCGTTGTCGATCTCCACAGTAAGGTTGTTGGCCGCTACGATCAGCCTGTATTCTGGATCAGCCTCAACAGGACCAGAGACTAAAAACAAACACAGCAATCACTTCAGATTTGTCAGCACCGAGCTGATTTAAATGCTGTGAGGGACGCCTGAGCATTGATGAAACTCAAAGGAATCAAACTGACCGTCTGAATTTTTGCGTTGCTTTCCCACATATTCTGAAATTTTGTCCATGATGTCTGAaaactaaaaacacacacagttAAGTGGGATTCTAATGTTTTATTGTACATCTCACTACACAGAAAACTCAGATGATAACCTGCTTGCTGTTGCGAAGCTTGGCGATGGACGCAACGCTTTCAGCTTTACTGTAGTCCACCTCCATCTCCTCTGGAATGTCTTCCAGCCCTGCCTGTGTCCTTCCCTGGATCCCCTCTCCATCACTGTCTCCCTCCTCCTCATCTGGATACAATCCTTCTTCTCCTTCATCTGCAGCCTCCTCCAGGTCAGCCAGGAGCTCGTCTGCTAGAGACATCTGCAAAAGAGCAgcgaataaaaataacaatatgAAGATGATaaatacatgaaaacaaaccaaagtgtgtgtctgtgtacacCCCCTTCTCATCTTAGACAGTATATTCATAACAGCACTTTTCTtctacattttcacacacacacacacacacacacacacacacacacacacacacacacacacacacacacacacacacacacacacacacacacacacacacacacacacacagagaaaaagaaagaatggtAATAAAAGCCTCATCTTAATGATGAACATCTATTTTTATTGTAGCTCTGATCTTCAGATTTTTGAACATGTTTTTCCACTAACTCCATACTTCTGTTTCTTTAATTTAAAACTTCATTAATCTTTGGAAAAATTTAATAGAAGGCGTATTTATGCCAGTAGTTACCTCTACTAAATAATCTAATTTTAATATGTAATTTGATATTTCGTTGGATTAAATCACATTATTTTAGTGAAACCAAGTAAACACtggcacatacatgtacacagatAGAGATAACCTGCTTTTCTAAAACACCAAATACTGTCTCATTCACTATTTCAAAAGGCTGAAAACACAAATGTACAGCAAATCACTATGTTTTACATTATTACTCATTTTAACTGATTTCTAAACATTTATACACGACCAAAATTATCTCGTGCAACCGGTAAACCTGAAACTGCTATTAAACTAAAATTATAGTTTGCTAAAGATACATTTTAAACCTCATACACAGTATTTCATTGAAATACTATTGGTAGTATACAACTTTTTGTCTCGTTTTCAGTGGCTGCATGGCATTTCATTACTTCAAGCTCTTCAAATAACATGTAAAATTGCAACACATAACATAAATATAATAATTAACACATTTTAAGATGTTTTTCTCAGCCGCGTTAACACACCAGCTGCGCTGTTAGCTAGCTAGCGGCATCAAACGTCTCCTAAACGTTTCCTGaagctttattaaaatgttagaaCTCACCTCTGAGATTCAAATTGAGATTATTTACTCGGGGAAAAAAAACTTCAGAAGACAACTAATCTGTTTAAACACGCTGTTGCTATTTTATTTGTCCGTTTAAAGCTAATGTTGTGCTCTGCTCTTGTCGCAGATTAAATACGTAATGAGCTTCCTAAGGCCTTCTGGGAAATGAAGTCACTGGCCCATAAACTGAGAAATAGATGAAAACTAATTGCTTTATTTGCGAATACTTCGTTTTAAGATGACAAACAGTGAGATTTATATCCATGAAAACATTTTAGGTAAAATATcaacttttttctgtttttatttcttatttCTTCTTATTTATACATCGTCCCCTTTGAAAATCATTTTAAAACAACACAAGTTTAACATTGAAACAGACTAAACAGACTTGCCGGACCTCTGCAGCATGACCAACTGTTATTAGttaaaaaaagaagaataaattaatcaacaaatacacaaacaaattGACTTATTTACTCATGAAAAGC from Nothobranchius furzeri strain GRZ-AD chromosome 5, NfurGRZ-RIMD1, whole genome shotgun sequence encodes:
- the prpf31 gene encoding U4/U6 small nuclear ribonucleoprotein Prp31; translated protein: MSLADELLADLEEAADEGEEGLYPDEEEGDSDGEGIQGRTQAGLEDIPEEMEVDYSKAESVASIAKLRNSKQFSDIMDKISEYVGKQRKNSDVSGPVEADPEYRLIVAANNLTVEIDNELNIIHKFTRDKYSKRFPELESLVPDALDYIRTVKELGNNLDKCKNNETLQQILTNATIMVVSVTASTTQGCLLSEDELKQLEEACDMALELNQSKHRIYEYVESRMSFIAPNLSIIVGASTAAKIMGIAGGLTNLSKMPACNLMLLGAQRRTLSGFSSTSLLPHTGFIYHCDVVQSLPPDLRRKAARLVAAKCTLASRVDSFHESSDGKVGYDLKEEIERKFDKWQEPPPVKQVKPLPAPLDGQRKKRGGRRYRKMKERLGLTEIRKHANRMTFAEIEDDAYQEDLGFSLGQLGKSGSGRVRQAQVNEATKARISKSLQRTLQKQSMTYGGKSTVRDRSSGTSSSVAFTPLQGLEIVNPQAAEKKVAEANQKYFSNMAEFLKVKKDAKM